CAGCCAGGCCTCCCCGGTGGTCGCGGGCGTCGCGGCGCTGCTCAAGAGCCGCGACAAGCGCATGACTCCCGCGCAGGTGCGCGACCGGCTGATGAAGACCGCCCGCGACCTCGGCCCGGCCGGCTTCGACCCCCACCATGGCGCGGGCCTGGTGGACGCCGCCGCGGCGGTGCGGTAAGTCGGCTGGTGGCGCCGGCCAGCTGACTTCGCGCCCCCCGGCCGCGGGCACGGAGGCCCGCGCCACCCATTCCGACCCGGGGACCGGCCCCACCCGCGCCACCCATTCCGACCCGGGGACCGGCCCCACCCGCGCCACCCATTCCGACCCAGGGGCCGGCCCCACCCGTGCCACTCATTCCGACCCAGGGGCCGGCCCCACCCGTGCCACTCATTCCGACCCAGGTGCCGGCCCCACCCGCGCCACCCATTCCGACCCAGGTGCCGGCCCCACCCGCGCCATCGGTGGCGCAGGCCTCCGTGCCTGCGGCCCAGGGCCGTTCGAGCAGCGCCGTCAGTTGAGGGACAGGCGCCGGCCCCGGTAGTAGAAGTAGCCCCTTTCGTCCAGGACGGCCGCGAACTCCTCCAGGCGCCCCAGTTCGGTCTCGAGCAGGCGGACCTCCTGCTCCAGGCGTTCGGGGGCGCCGGGCAGTTCCAGCAGGGCCTGCTTGGTGAAAAGGTCGGTCTGCAAGGCGCTGGCGATGGCATAGGACGCCGCCGCGGGATCGTCCGGGAGGCTGCCTTGCAGCGGCAAGTTGGCGAGCTTGAGCAGGACCCGGATGTAGGCGCCGAAGAGTTCGCGGGCGCGCTCGAGCT
The nucleotide sequence above comes from Candidatus Tanganyikabacteria bacterium. Encoded proteins:
- a CDS encoding S8 family serine peptidase, yielding SQASPVVAGVAALLKSRDKRMTPAQVRDRLMKTARDLGPAGFDPHHGAGLVDAAAAVR